From Vreelandella neptunia, the proteins below share one genomic window:
- a CDS encoding LacI family DNA-binding transcriptional regulator: MADLLSVAKLAGVSRATAARAFSSPDLVRPATREKVFNAAQQLAFRPNKVAQQLRSQATQMIGVMVPSLDNPVFAEQLQAMEVAARAAGYSLIVTTSDYSPSREGDIVEEMLRQRVDGLVLTVAEADNSAVLEKLRLEKTPCLLVYNPPGNSGFPSIGVDNRAASADATRHLINLGHKRIGMVAGPLLQSDRAQQRFDGYCHAMGEAGLIARPLVEITRHTQADLKSLTPALQGPEALSAVICTNDLLAISLMGELQRAGFNVPGDLSVMGFDGIALGKHLYPSLCTIEQPRADIGRAAVHTLLAMIRGEKCMPAPLPHALRKGESVGIPTSRKSTLSTS, translated from the coding sequence ATGGCAGATTTACTCAGTGTGGCCAAACTCGCCGGGGTTTCCCGGGCAACCGCAGCACGGGCTTTTTCAAGCCCCGATTTGGTACGCCCAGCGACGCGTGAAAAAGTTTTTAACGCTGCCCAGCAGCTGGCGTTTAGGCCTAATAAAGTCGCACAGCAGCTGCGCTCGCAAGCCACCCAGATGATTGGCGTGATGGTGCCCAGTCTCGATAACCCGGTGTTTGCCGAGCAGCTACAAGCTATGGAAGTAGCAGCCAGAGCGGCTGGTTACTCTCTCATCGTTACCACCAGTGACTACTCGCCCAGCCGCGAGGGTGACATTGTTGAGGAGATGCTGCGCCAGCGCGTGGACGGCTTGGTGCTTACCGTGGCTGAAGCGGATAACAGCGCCGTGCTGGAGAAGCTGCGTTTGGAAAAGACGCCTTGCTTACTGGTCTACAACCCGCCCGGCAATAGTGGTTTCCCCTCCATCGGCGTGGATAACCGCGCCGCCAGCGCTGATGCCACCCGCCATTTAATCAACCTGGGCCATAAGCGAATTGGCATGGTTGCTGGCCCGCTGCTGCAGTCAGACCGCGCCCAGCAGCGCTTTGACGGTTACTGCCACGCTATGGGCGAGGCAGGCCTGATCGCACGCCCGTTGGTTGAGATAACCCGCCATACCCAAGCTGACCTGAAAAGCCTAACACCTGCTCTGCAAGGGCCAGAGGCTCTCAGCGCGGTGATCTGTACCAATGATCTGCTCGCCATCAGCCTGATGGGCGAACTGCAACGCGCAGGTTTTAACGTGCCTGGCGACCTCTCTGTAATGGGTTTTGACGGCATTGCTTTAGGCAAACACCTCTACCCATCTCTATGCACCATTGAGCAGCCTCGCGCCGACATTGGGCGCGCAGCTGTTCACACCTTGCTAGCCATGATTCGGGGAGAAAAATGCATGCCCGCTCCCCTGCCCCACGCGTTGCGTAAGGG